Genomic segment of Microbacterium hydrocarbonoxydans:
GCTCAGAGCCGGGTGCGACCCGGTGGAGCTCGTGCAGCGGATCATGGATGCCGGGGGCGACGACCGCCTCGGTGTGATGCTCATGAGCGAGATCCGCATCCGCGCACTGCGTGACGAGCAGTTCGGCGCGGCGTATCTCGTGCAGGAGCGCGAGATGGTGTCGGGCATCGCGACCATCATCACCGACATCGTGTCGGTGGGTTCGCTCGAACTCAAGGTGCCGGCCGACGAGGCCGCGCGCATGCTCATGATCATCTGGGAGGGCATGACCGTTCGCGGTGCCATGGCCGGCCATGATTCCGATCAGCTGAGGCACTCGGGAAGCGAGGAGCTGGGCAGGCTCGTGCAGCTGCTGCTCGCGGAGTGATCTCGCGCCATCATCTGCATGCTGAGATCACAGATGCATGCCGAGTCGACGCGCCTCGACCTGCATCTGTGATCTCGACCTGCAGGTGAACGGCGGTCAGCGCGCCTCGAGCACCGAGTAGCACCGCGCGAGGCGATCGTGCCACCAGTCGCGGCGGTCGTCGGCTGCGGCGAGGCGTGTCAGTGCCGCGGCGTCAGGGGTCACGCGTGCAGACGGGATCGATCCGTCGACCGGACGCAGATCGGCGACGTCGTCGAGGAACAGCGATGCGGTGCCGAGCCCGCAGTCGTGGTCGAGAGTCGGCAGCGCGGCAGCGAGAGCTGCGCCCTGCGAGAGGCCGATCGCGGTGTCCAGGGCGCTGGACACCACCACGGGGAGGCCCGCGGCCGTGATGATCTGCAGTGCGCGGGTGATGCCCCCGAGTGGCTGAGCCTTGACCACGAGCAGATCGGCGGCTCTCTCCCTGGCCACTGCGAGCGGGTCCGTCGACTTGCGGATGCTCTCATCGGCCGCCACCGGGATGCCCATGTACTTCACGCGGGTGCGCAGCTCGGCGAGCTCGGGGACCGTCGCGCACGGCTGCTCGACGTACTCGAGGTCGAACTCGTTGAGAGCGTGCACGGCGTGTTCGGCCTCGTCGACGTTCCATGCGCCGTTGGCGTCGACGCGGATGCGGCCCTCCGGCCCCATGGCCTCTCGCACCGCCCGCACTCGCGCGACGTCGTCAGCGAGGGTCTGCCCCGGCTCTGCGACCTTGACCTTGGCTGTGCGGCACCCGGCGAAGCGTGCCAGCAGATCGGCCACCTGTGCTGCGGCGACGGCCGGAATCGTGGCGTTGACCCGGATGCGGTCGCGCAGAGGCTCGGGCTGGGGGCTCCAGGCGAAGTCGATCGCCGCTGCCAGCCAGGTGGCCGCTTCCGAGTCGTCGTACTCGATGAACGGAGAGAA
This window contains:
- a CDS encoding TetR/AcrR family transcriptional regulator — translated: MTTSATRSRENTRVRLLDAAAQVFAEVGLEGASVEAVCERAGFTRGAFYSNFDSKDELFLMLAGSVAEQRVSAVRDRVDEIAAEGGLRAGCDPVELVQRIMDAGGDDRLGVMLMSEIRIRALRDEQFGAAYLVQEREMVSGIATIITDIVSVGSLELKVPADEAARMLMIIWEGMTVRGAMAGHDSDQLRHSGSEELGRLVQLLLAE
- a CDS encoding o-succinylbenzoate synthase, with amino-acid sequence MLPPLAELLGSAAVVSLPMHTRFRGVDTREALLFEGPEGWAEFSPFIEYDDSEAATWLAAAIDFAWSPQPEPLRDRIRVNATIPAVAAAQVADLLARFAGCRTAKVKVAEPGQTLADDVARVRAVREAMGPEGRIRVDANGAWNVDEAEHAVHALNEFDLEYVEQPCATVPELAELRTRVKYMGIPVAADESIRKSTDPLAVARERAADLLVVKAQPLGGITRALQIITAAGLPVVVSSALDTAIGLSQGAALAAALPTLDHDCGLGTASLFLDDVADLRPVDGSIPSARVTPDAAALTRLAAADDRRDWWHDRLARCYSVLEAR